The following is a genomic window from Amycolatopsis australiensis.
GGCTCCCACGCCCGCGCGCCGCGGCGCAGGCCCAGCAGCAGCTGCGTCTCCACCTGGTCGCCGAGCCGGTTCAGCACCGCGTCGGGCGCGTCCCACAGCGTCGCCGCCTCCACCACCAGGCTCGGCTCCGCCATGCTGCGCACTGCGAGCACCCCGGCGAACGAGTCGTCGTCCCGGCCCTCGACCCGCAGCAGCACCTGCACGCCGCGCGGCTCGCGGGCCTCCAGCTCGGCCAGCCAGGCCGCGGCGTCCGGACCCAGCAACGCCGGTTCACGCGCCGCGAACGCCGGGTCACCGGCGCCGACCGGGGCCGCCGGGCTGCGCGCCAGCAGGTCCGCCGTCGCGTCCCAGAGCGCGCGGACCAGGGAGTCCGGCGAGTGCAGACGGATGCGTTTCAACCCGGTCAGCGGCAGCGCGTACGCCTCCGGTGGCAGGGCACCGGCCAGCCCCCGCAGCAGCTCCTCGTCGGCGGCGTCGAGGGGGCCGATCCGCCACGCCGCCGCCCCGGCGGGCGAGACGGCAGGCCGCAGCCGCCCCCGCGCGACCAGGTTGACCCCGGCGTTGACCGCCGCCGACCACGCCGCGACGGCCGGGCTCGCCTCCTCCCCCACCGCCAGCAACCGCGGCAGCGCGCGTTCGAGCGGGACCAGCTCCGCCTCGACCTTCGTCCGCGCGAACCTCCCGCCCCGGGGCAGCACGAGCTCGATCGTGGTCCCGCCGGCCACGTCGTCGCCCCACACGGCCAGCACGCCGTCCCGCGGGGGATCCGCGGGAAGGTAGGTGGCCCGGGTGTCTGCGCTGAACTCCACGACCGCAACGCTAGAACACACCCCCGACAGTTTCGGGCCGGCCGGCACGAACGGTCCGTTCGCACCGTTGCACGACGCAACCCACCCGTGCGCCGGAGCGCGTCAGCGGGGCAGGCCCAGAAGCCGTTCCGCCGTCAGGGAACGCAGGACCTGCGTCGTGCCGCCCGCGATCGACAGGCAGCGCGTCAGCAGGAACTCGTGCTGCGCCGGGCCATCGGCGGGCAACGCGCCCGTTCCCGCCAGCTCCACCGCGAACTCCGCGACGTCCTGCCGGTGCTGCACGCCGAGCAGCTTCCGCACGCTCGACTCCGCGCCCGGATCCTGACCGCCCAGCCGCCGCAACGCCGCCCGCAGGTCCAGCACCGAGCCCGCGACGCCGTCGGCGACGAGCGAACCGAGCCGGTCCAGCGCGACGTCGTCCAGCGCGGCGATGTCCACAGTGGACAGCAACGCCTGCACGCTCTCCCCGACCGCCGACCCGCTGCCGATGGCCACCCGCTCGTTGGCCAGGGTCGTGCGCGCCAGCCGCCAGCCGCCGCCCGGCGCGCCGACGACGTCGGCGTCCGGCACGAACACGTCGTCGAGGAACACCTCGTTGAACACCGCTTCGCCGGTGATCTCGCGCAGCGGCCGTGTCGTGATGCCCTCGGCGCGCATGTCCACCAGGAAGTAGGTGATGCCCTTGTGCTTCGGCACGTCCGGGTCGGTGCGCGCCAGGCAGATCCCCCAGTCGGCTTCGCGGGCCAGCGACGTCCACACCTTCTGCCCGGTCAGCCGCCAGCCGCCCGCGACGCGCCGGGCCGCGGTCCGCAGCGACGCCAGGTCGGAGCCCGCGCCCGGCTCGCTGAACAGCTGGCACCACGTGATTTCACCCCGAAGAGTGGCTTGCGCGAAGCGGGCACGCTGCTCGTCGCTGCCGTGCTCGAGGATCGTCGGGACGGCCCAGGCGCCGATCACCAGGTCGGGGCGGCGGACCCCGGCCGCGGCCAGCGCACCGTCGATCCGCAGCTGCTCCGCCGCGTCGGCGCCCCGGCCGTACGGCGGCGGCCAGTGCGGCGCCAGCAGTCCCGCGTCCGCCAGGGCGACCCGCCGGTCACCGGCGGGCAGCGCAGCGATCCGGGCCACCTCGTCCCGCAGAGCGGGATCCTCACCGACGTCGACGCCCAGCGTCCGCTCGGTCCCGGCGAGAGCCAGCGAAGCCGCTTCGCGCCGCCACGGCCCGGAGCCCCCGAGCCACTGTCGCAACGCGACGGCCCGTCGCAGGTAGAGGTGCGCGTCGTGCTCCCAGGTGAACCCGATCCCACCGAGCACCTGGATGCAGTCCTTGGCGTTGGCGACGGCCGCGTCGAGGGCGACGGCGGCCGCGCTCGCCACCGAAAGCGGATGCTGTCCCGAAGCCGCGTCCCAGGCCAGTGCTTCCGCGGCTTCGGCGCGGCAGAGCATCTCCGCGCACAGGTGCTTGACCGCCTGGAAGCCGCCGATCGGCCGGCCGAACTGCTCGCGGACCTTGGCGTACTCGACGGCGACGGTCAGGCACCGCCGGGCCACCCCCGCCGCTTCGGCCGCGGCCAAGGTCGCCGCGAGCGGAGCGACCCCCGGAAGAGTGAACGGATCGGCGTGGACGCCGGAAAACCGGATCCGCGCCAAGGGCCGCGAGAAGTCGAACGCCGCCAGCGGCTCGACGCCGACTCCGGGCGTCCCGGGGGCGAGCAGCACGTGGCCGCCGTCGACCGGGACCAGCAGCCAGGACCCGGGATCGGCGCCCGGCACCGGCCCGGTGACGCCGTCGGCGAGCGACACCGCGTCCAGCACGACCGCGACGGCCGCTTCCCCCTCGGCCAGCGCCGGCAGCAGCTCTTTCGCCGCGGGGACGTCCGCGAGCAGCAGGCCCGCCAACGCGGTCCCGAGCACCGGGCCGGGAACGAGTTCTTCGGCCGCCGCGGCGAGCCCGGCCGCGAGGTCGGCGACGCTGCCGTCGGCGCCGCCGGCCGCGGCGGGCAGGGCGACGCCGAACAGGCCGAGCCCGGCGAAGCCCGCCGGGATCCCCGCGGCCGCACCGGTTTCCGCCGCTCGCACCGCCTCGCGCGGGTGGTGCGCGGCGGACCAGGCGTGGATCGCCTCGGCCAGCGCGGCCTGTTCCTCGGTGAGCGCGACCGGCATGCGGGCCTCCTCGCGGTACGGGACACTACTCGCGAGTGTAGAACGTGTTACAGTTTTTCGGCCAGTGGGTCGGTTGTTGAACGTTTCGCCTGGACAGGTACTCTACGTCGTGAACTGGAACAAGTTCCGAAGGACGGGGGAACGCCGATGCCAGGCAAGACCAAGGCGCGCGGCAACGGCCTCAGCGCGATCGGCGCCGACGAGCTCGGCTCGGCCGCGCAGCGCGACCGCCGCCGCCGCATCATCGACGCGACCCTCGCGCTGGCCTCGAAGGGCGGCTACGACGCCGTGCAGATGCGGGCCGTCGCCGAGAAGGCCGACGTCGCGCTCGGCACGCTCTACCGGTACTTCCCGTCGAAGATCCACCTGCTCGTCTCCGGCCTGGCCCGCGAGTTCGAGCGCGCGCAGGAGAAGCTGGAGCGCCAGGCCATACCCGGCGACACGCCCGCCGAGCGGCTGATGTTCGTGCTCGGCCGCAACACCCGGCTGATGCAGCGCGACCCGCACCTGACCGAGGCGATGGTCCGGGCGTTCATGTTCGCCGACACCTCCGCCGCCGCCGAGGTCGAGCAGGTCGGACGGCTGATGGAGAACATGTTCGCCCAGGCGATGGGCATCGCCGAGCCGACCGAGGCCGACCGGGACATCTTCCACGTGGTCGCCGACGTCTGGATGGCGAACCTGGTGGCCTGGGTGACCCGCCGCGCGTCGGCCGCCGACGTCGCCCACCGCCTGGAGCTGTCGGTTCACCTGCTGCTGGACAAGTAGCCCGCCAGCTCGTCCAGCGCCTTGAGCGTCTCCGTCTCCGGCAGCGTCTCGAGCAGGAACGTGTACCGCTCGACGCCGGCCTCGCGGAAGCCGTCGATCACCTTCGGCTTGGCGGGCCCGCCGAACACGGCGAACCGGACGTCGTCCCGGCCCTGGTCGGCCAGCCACCCCCGGACGCGCCGGACCTCGTCGAAGTGCGTGTGGCCACGAAGAAGCCAGCCGTCGCCGTACTTGGCCAAGCGCTTCAGCGCCGCTTCGCTCTCGCCCCCGATGTAGATCGGCACGTGCGGCTTCTGCACCGGCTTCGGCCAGCTGAAGATCGGGTCGAAGTCGACGTGCGCACCGTGGAACTCCGCCTGCTCCGACGTCCAGATCCGCTTCAGCGCGGCCAGCTGCTCGTCGGCCAGCGCGCCGCGGGTCGCCGGGTCGGTGCCGTGGTTGCGCATCTCCTCGCGGTTCCAGCCGACGCCGATGCCGAACAGCACGCGCCCGCCGGAGACGAGGTCCAGTGACGCGACCTCCTTGGCCGTGTGGATCACGTCACGCTGGGGCAGCAGCGCGATCCCGGTGCCGAGCAGCAGGTCCGACGTCGCGGTGCCCGCGGCGGCGAGCGCCACGAACGGGTCGAGCGTGCGCTTGTACTTCTCCGGTAGGTCGCCACCCCCCGGGTACGGGCTCTCCCGGCTGACGGGGATGTGCGAGTGCTCCGCCAGGAACAGCGAGTCGAAGCCGCGTTCTTCCAGTGCCTTGCCCAGGACGTCCGGCCGGATGCCTTCGTCGGTCACGAACGTCGAGATCCCGAATTCCATGTCCCCACGACTACCACCGGGTTGACAGGGGGTGCACGATGGAGTCATCTCATCATATGTTGAATAAGGGGGTAGTCATGGACGTTCAGGACGTCGACTTCGAACAGCTGTACCGCGGCGCCACCCCGATGGGCCGCAAGATGCCGTGGGACCTCGGCGCGCCGCAGCCGGCGGTCGTCGCGCTGGCCGACGCCGGCGAGTTCACCGGCGACGTGCTCGACATCGGCTGCGGCCTCGGCGACAACTCCGCGTTCCTCGCCTCCCGCGGCCTGCACGTCACCGGGCTGGACGGCGCACCCTCGGCGATCGAGCAGGCCCGCGCCCGCGCCGCGGCGAAGGGGCTCGACATCGAGTTCGCCGTCGCCGACGCGACGAAGCTCGAAGGCTACGAAGACCGGTTCGACACGGTCCTCGACAGCGCGCTCTACCACTGCCTGTCCGAGGACCAACGGCGCCAGTACCTGGCCGCGCTGACCCGCGCGGCCCGGCCGGGCGCGCGCCTGCACCTGTTCTGCTTCTCGCCGGAGGTGCCGGCCGCCTTCCCCGCGCCGTACCTGATCAGCGAAGCCGACCTGCGGGAGACCGTCGGCCGCGGCTGGACGATCGAGCTGCTCGAACCCACGGTGTACACGACGTCCATGACGCCCGAGGAGCTGCGCCAGAGCGTCCGCGTGGTGCTGGACGAGGATCCCACCGGCCTGGACCGGCTCGGCACCGACGCTGACGGCCGGGTGCTCGTGCCGGTCTGGCGGCTCAAGGCGGTCCGGCGCTAGACGTTGCGCCGGTACTGGCCCCCGACCTCGAAGAACGCCTCCGTGATCTGACCGAGCGAGCACACCCGCGCGGCGTCCATCAGCACCTCGAACAGGTTGCCGCCGCGGGTGGCCGCCTCGCGCAGCGCCTTCAGCGCCTGCTGGGCCTCCTCGTGGTGGCGGCGCTGGAAGTCCGCGAGCCGGTCCAGCTGGGACTTCTTCTCCTCCTCGGTCGCCCGGGCCAGCTCGACCTCGACGTCGTCCTCACCCGCGCGCGGGTTGCGGAAGGTGTTGACGCCGATGATCGGCAGCGAGCCGTCGTGCTTCTTGCGCTCGTACAGGATCGATTCGTCCTGGATCTTGCCGCGCTGGTAGCCCGTCTCCATCGCGCCGAGCACGCCGCCGCGCTCGCTGATCCGG
Proteins encoded in this region:
- a CDS encoding acyl-CoA dehydrogenase, coding for MPVALTEEQAALAEAIHAWSAAHHPREAVRAAETGAAAGIPAGFAGLGLFGVALPAAAGGADGSVADLAAGLAAAAEELVPGPVLGTALAGLLLADVPAAKELLPALAEGEAAVAVVLDAVSLADGVTGPVPGADPGSWLLVPVDGGHVLLAPGTPGVGVEPLAAFDFSRPLARIRFSGVHADPFTLPGVAPLAATLAAAEAAGVARRCLTVAVEYAKVREQFGRPIGGFQAVKHLCAEMLCRAEAAEALAWDAASGQHPLSVASAAAVALDAAVANAKDCIQVLGGIGFTWEHDAHLYLRRAVALRQWLGGSGPWRREAASLALAGTERTLGVDVGEDPALRDEVARIAALPAGDRRVALADAGLLAPHWPPPYGRGADAAEQLRIDGALAAAGVRRPDLVIGAWAVPTILEHGSDEQRARFAQATLRGEITWCQLFSEPGAGSDLASLRTAARRVAGGWRLTGQKVWTSLAREADWGICLARTDPDVPKHKGITYFLVDMRAEGITTRPLREITGEAVFNEVFLDDVFVPDADVVGAPGGGWRLARTTLANERVAIGSGSAVGESVQALLSTVDIAALDDVALDRLGSLVADGVAGSVLDLRAALRRLGGQDPGAESSVRKLLGVQHRQDVAEFAVELAGTGALPADGPAQHEFLLTRCLSIAGGTTQVLRSLTAERLLGLPR
- the kstR gene encoding cholesterol catabolism transcriptional regulator KstR translates to MPGKTKARGNGLSAIGADELGSAAQRDRRRRIIDATLALASKGGYDAVQMRAVAEKADVALGTLYRYFPSKIHLLVSGLAREFERAQEKLERQAIPGDTPAERLMFVLGRNTRLMQRDPHLTEAMVRAFMFADTSAAAEVEQVGRLMENMFAQAMGIAEPTEADRDIFHVVADVWMANLVAWVTRRASAADVAHRLELSVHLLLDK
- a CDS encoding LLM class F420-dependent oxidoreductase, whose protein sequence is MEFGISTFVTDEGIRPDVLGKALEERGFDSLFLAEHSHIPVSRESPYPGGGDLPEKYKRTLDPFVALAAAGTATSDLLLGTGIALLPQRDVIHTAKEVASLDLVSGGRVLFGIGVGWNREEMRNHGTDPATRGALADEQLAALKRIWTSEQAEFHGAHVDFDPIFSWPKPVQKPHVPIYIGGESEAALKRLAKYGDGWLLRGHTHFDEVRRVRGWLADQGRDDVRFAVFGGPAKPKVIDGFREAGVERYTFLLETLPETETLKALDELAGYLSSSR
- a CDS encoding class I SAM-dependent methyltransferase, with the translated sequence MDVQDVDFEQLYRGATPMGRKMPWDLGAPQPAVVALADAGEFTGDVLDIGCGLGDNSAFLASRGLHVTGLDGAPSAIEQARARAAAKGLDIEFAVADATKLEGYEDRFDTVLDSALYHCLSEDQRRQYLAALTRAARPGARLHLFCFSPEVPAAFPAPYLISEADLRETVGRGWTIELLEPTVYTTSMTPEELRQSVRVVLDEDPTGLDRLGTDADGRVLVPVWRLKAVRR